GCGAGATCTGGATGTCGCAGGCCTTGTACTGGTCGCCGTGGGCGTGGCGGCCGATGACGAACGGCTTCGTCCAGTTGGTCACGTAGCGCGGGACGTTCTCGCAGATGATGGGCTCACGAAAGACGGTTCCGCCCAGCACGTTGCGGATCGTGCCGTTGGGCGAGCGCCACATCTTCTTCAGGCCGTATTCCTTCACGCGCGCCTCGTCCGGCGTGATCGTGGCGCACTTCACGCCCACGCCATAGCGCCGGATCGCGTGCGCGCAGTCGGCCGTCACGCGGTCGTTCGTGGCGTCGCGGTTCTCGATGCCCAGGTCGTAGTACTGCAGGTTCACATCCAGATAGGGGTGAATGAAGCGATCCTTGATCCAGGACCACATCACCCGGGTCATCTCATCCCCATCGATGTCGACGATGGGGTTGGCGACCTTGATCTTCGCCATCAGCAATCCCCCTGCTGCCGCCGTGTGATGTCTGCCGCCGGCGCGGCGTCGCGCGGTGAGCGCCCGCTGCCGCGGCGTCGAGGTTGGTTTGGCCGTGCTCGCGGCGCGCGGCCACGATAGCAATGCGCCCGGCCGGATAATACCACGGCAAAAAGCCGGGTCAGGCGCGGTCGAGCCCGGTTGCCGCGGTGGCGCGCGGTGTGTGCGTCAAGATGCCCATGGCCTCGTCGACGCTGCCGGCGCGCTGGAACAGGTTCGGTTCGGTCTCGCCAAGAAAGCCGGCCGCGCGCTGGTGCGCGAAGAGCTGCATCAGCGGGTCCCAGAAGCGGCCGTTGTCCAACAGCACCACCGGCTTGGTGTGAAGGCCGAGCTGCTTCCACGTCAGGATCTCGATCGTCTCGTCCAGGGTGCCGATCCCGCCCGGCAAGACGCAAAAGCCGTCGGCGCGTTCGGCCATGAGCCGCTTGCGCTCGTGCATCGAGTCCACGACCACCAGGTCGTCGACGGCCTCGTCCGCCAGCTCGCGGGCACGCAGGTGGTCGGGGATGATCCCGGTCACCGCGCCGCCGGCCGCGCGGGAGGCTTCGGCCAGCGCGCCCATGAGCCCGATGCTGCCGCCCCCGAAGACGACGCGAATGCCGTTCGCGGCGCAAGCCCGGCCGAGGGCACGTGCGGTTTCGAGGTGGTCAGCCGCCAGCCCGGCCTGTGAGCCGCAATACACACAGATACTGCTGCATGACGACGCGTCGCCTTGGGTCATGCCTCGACACCCGTTAACTGATATACCACATCTCGGTTGCTATACTCGTGCGACGTGATGGCGACACCGTCACGACCTGTCCAGAACGGGATGGACCCAGCCGATGCGCCACACCATCCGCCCGTATGTCATCACCGGGATCCTCGGCGCGATTGTCCTTGCGGTCGCAGCCGGTGTGGTTCACCGCCTCGGCTTCTTCGAAAGCCGTGACACGGCCACCGGCTCCACCCCGGCGTCGACGGCCGAGGCCGGCGACCGCGGCTCGGAGAGCACCGGCGCGGATGCTGCGCCGCAAGATGACGCTTCGCAAGAGAAAGACACCGCGGCACAAGACACTGCGGATAGCGACCGTCAGGACGCTCCGGCCGCGGATACCGGGGCGACACGCGAAACGGCCCAGGCCGTGAAACCACAGGCGCCGGCGATCGCGCTCAATGCGGCGGGGCGGGATCGGGACGCCCCGGGGGCCGGCGAGCGTCCCGACGAACCGGCACTCGGCAGCGAAACCGGCGCGCCAGCGGAAGAGCGGGCGGCCACGGCGCCGGCCCGTGACGCTCAGCCCGGCGCAATCTCGGCCGAGCCCGCGAAGCCGGCCAAGCCCACGATTGCGCTGGATGCGAGGGCGCCCGACCGTGACGGCACGATCTCCGCAGGCCGAACCGAAAAGGCCGTGTCGGCCAATGAAAGCACGGCCACAGCCGACGACAAGGCGGCCGTGGCGCCGACGGATGCGGTGGCGCCGGATGGCACCGCCACCACCGCGGACCCTACGGCGGCCGACGCGGGGGGTGATGCCCCGCGGCCCGTCGCGGGCAAGCCGGATCGGCCGACAGCCGGGGCGCGCGGCGATGGTGACACCGCCGACGCGCCGCGGGTTGTGAAGCCGGCCATCGGGCGCACGCAGACCGGCGCCCGCGAGACGCCGGCCGCTGCGGTTGCCCCGCCGGCCATACCGGCGAGGGACGCGCGATCTCGTGACCGGCTGGCTGCCGGGAGCTCACCGGCTGTCAACCCGCCGGATTGGCTGCCGACGCCGACCGGTCCTGCGTCGGCACGCGCAGGTGCGGACACTGCAGCAGTGGCGCCCGAGAAGCCCGAGATCCGGGTTGAAGCCCGACCGCGATCGGCGTCCCGCAGGGATGAGAGCAAGACAGCCGCGACGGCGAACGACGGCGCGGACAAGGACAGTCAGGCGCCCAGCTTCGACATCGTTCG
The Limimonas halophila genome window above contains:
- a CDS encoding LysM peptidoglycan-binding domain-containing protein encodes the protein MRHTIRPYVITGILGAIVLAVAAGVVHRLGFFESRDTATGSTPASTAEAGDRGSESTGADAAPQDDASQEKDTAAQDTADSDRQDAPAADTGATRETAQAVKPQAPAIALNAAGRDRDAPGAGERPDEPALGSETGAPAEERAATAPARDAQPGAISAEPAKPAKPTIALDARAPDRDGTISAGRTEKAVSANESTATADDKAAVAPTDAVAPDGTATTADPTAADAGGDAPRPVAGKPDRPTAGARGDGDTADAPRVVKPAIGRTQTGARETPAAAVAPPAIPARDARSRDRLAAGSSPAVNPPDWLPTPTGPASARAGADTAAVAPEKPEIRVEARPRSASRRDESKTAATANDGADKDSQAPSFDIVRVDPEGDAVVAGRAPPHSRVTLMDKDEPVARTRANSNGEFVAIPPAGLDGGKRRLTLRAEAERGDTRVSPNAVMVAVPEARDDGGAEQGGPAQKLTAIQVPRKGEGRVELLQQRAGGIGDQGGTLRLGTIRYTVSGHIDVRGRATPGDLVVLIVDERTMGRARVGADGRWRIIPADTLEPGMHRVRIEQRDSNGSVVASVTTPFSSQPLVGARADSDFVVIQPGNNLWSIAERTYGVGNRYHVIYQANAGQIEDPDLIYPGQVFMLPQRDG
- a CDS encoding TIGR00730 family Rossman fold protein, encoding MTQGDASSCSSICVYCGSQAGLAADHLETARALGRACAANGIRVVFGGGSIGLMGALAEASRAAGGAVTGIIPDHLRARELADEAVDDLVVVDSMHERKRLMAERADGFCVLPGGIGTLDETIEILTWKQLGLHTKPVVLLDNGRFWDPLMQLFAHQRAAGFLGETEPNLFQRAGSVDEAMGILTHTPRATAATGLDRA